A single Lolium perenne isolate Kyuss_39 chromosome 6, Kyuss_2.0, whole genome shotgun sequence DNA region contains:
- the LOC127307006 gene encoding probable metal-nicotianamine transporter YSL14: MATHGGGADDEVAEASPARGPSPATLRHRQHAVGKGGGEADGELAGNGAEASSVEQVFADKAVPSWREQLTLRAFVVSALLAVMFSVIVMKLNLTTGIIPSLNVSAGLLGFFFVRLWTSAFERMGLVRHPFTRQENTVIQTCVVSAYGIAFSGGFGSYLFAMSDTIAKQATEARDAGNIKDPHLGWMIGFLFLVSFIGLFALVPMRKIMIVDYKLTYPSGTATAYLINSFHTPEGAKLAKKQVKTLGRYFMLSFFWGFFQWFFSGGDDCGFKNFPSLGLEAYNNRFFFDFSPTYVGVGMICPHIVNVSVLLGGILSWGVMWPLIAKKKGSWYPATDGDASLHGLQAYRVFISIALILGDGLYNFVKVLLRTIAGFIAMVQKNSRAMLPVSGNGSPTAEAMSFDDERRTELFLKDQIPTSVAYGGYAAVAAISIGTLPQIFPQLKWYYIFVAYIVAPVLAFCNAYGSGLTDWSLASTYGKLAIFVFGAWAGLANGGVLVGLAACGVMMSIVSTASDLMQDFKTGYLTLASPRSMFISQVIGTAMGCVISPCVFWLFYKAFSDIGISGTEYPAPYAIVYRNMAILGVDGFASLPKNCLTLCYIFFAAAIVINLIRDLTPHKYSRFIPLPMAMAIPFFIGSYFAIDMFLGSLLLFVWERVNKAKADAFGPAVASGLICGDGIWTLPQSVLALAKVNPPICMKFLTRSDNVRVDKFLRG, translated from the exons ATGGCCACCCACGGCGGCGGGGCCGACGACGAGGTGGCGGAGGCGTCGCCGGCGCGGGGCCCCAGCCCCGCCACCCTCCGCCACCGCCAGCACGCCGTGGGCAAGGGCGGCGGCGAGGCGGACGGCGAGCTCGCCGGCAATGGCGCCGAGGCGTCGTCCGTGGAGCAGGTGTTCGCGGACAAGGCGGTGCCGTCGTGGCGGGAGCAGCTCACGCTGCGGGCCTTCGTGGTCAGCGCGCTGCTCGCCGTCATGTTCAGCGTCATCGTCATGAAGCTCAACCTCACCACCGGGATCATCCCCTCCCTCAACGTCTCCGCGGGGCTGCTCGGCTTCTTCTTCGTCCGCCTCTGGACCTCCGCCTTCGAGCGGATGGGCCTCGTGCGCCACCCCTTCACACGGCAGGAGAACACCGTCATCCAGACCTGCGTCGTCTCCGCATACGGCATCGCCTTCAGCG GTGGTTTTGGCAGTTACCTATTCGCAATGAGTGATACAATAGCTAAGCAAGCAACGGAGGCTAGGGATGCTGGGAACATCAAGGATCCTCACCTTGGATGGATGATAGGGTTCCTTTTCCTTGTCAGCTTTATCGGGTTATTTGCACTTGTGCCCATGAGAAAA ATTATGATTGTCGACTACAAATTGACCTATCCAAGTGGCACAGCAACTGCTTATCTCATCAATAGTTTTCACACGCCTGAGGGTGCCAAGCTTGCAAA GAAGCAAGTGAAGACACTGGGCAGGTACTTCATGTTGAGCTTTTTCTGGGGCTTTTTCCAGTGGTTCTTCAGTGGTGGGGATGACTGCGGTTTCAAGAACTTCCCATCATTAGGCCTTGAAGCTTATAACAATAG GTTCTTCTTTGATTTCTCTCCTACATATGTTGGGGTTGGTATGATTTGCCCACACATTGTGAATGTGTCCGTTCTGCTAGGTGGTATCCTCTCGTGGGGTGTAATGTGGCCTCTCATTGCCAAGAAAAAAGGGAGTTGGTACCCTGCTACTGATGGAGACGCTAGTCTTCATGGGTTACAGGCTTACAGG GTTTTTATATCCATTGCTTTGATTCTTGGGGATGGATTATATAATTTCGTCAAGGTGCTTCTCCGCACGATTGCCGGGTTCATAGCAATGGTTCAGAAAAATTCAAGAGCCATGCTTCCTGTTTCTGGCAATGGCAGCCCCACCGCTGAAGCTATGTCATTTGATGACGAGCGCCGCACTGAACTGTTCCTGAAAGATCAAATCCCTACATCAGTTGCATATGGGGGCTATGCCGCAGTAGCTGCTATATCAATCGGTACTCTTCCACAGATCTTCCCGCAGCTCAAGTGGTACTACATTTTTGTTGCATATATCGTAGCACCTGTCCTGGCCTTTTGCAATGCCTACGGAAGTGGACTCACTGATTGGTCTCTTGCCTCCACCTATGGCAAGCTTGCTATCTTTGTGTTTGGTGCATGGGCTGGCCTTGCCAATGGCGGTGTGCTTGTAGGACTTGCTGCATGCGGTGTCATGATGAGCATCGTGTCAACAGCCTCTGACCTGATGCAAGACTTCAAAACTGGATACCTGACTTTGGCATCACCGAGGTCCATGTTTATCAGCCAGGTGATAGGCACTGCAATGGGCTGTGTCATTTCTCCCTGCGTCTTCTGGCTGTTCTACAAGGCTTTCAGTGACATTGGCATAAGCGGTACCGAATACCCAGCACCTTATGCCATTGTGTACCGAAACATGGCAATATTGGGTGTTGATGGTTTTGCATCGCTTCCAAAGAACTGCCTAACACTCTGCTACATCTTCTTCGCCGCAGCTATTGTCATCAACTTGATAAGAGACTTGACACCGCACAAGTATTCGAGGTTCATCCCGCTCCCAATGGCGATGGCTATACCATTCTTCATTGGATCATACTTCGCGATCGACATGTTCCTGGGCAGCCTTTTACTCTTTGTATGGGAGAGGGTGAATAAGGCTAAAGCGGACGCCTTTGGACCTGCCGTTGCTTCAGGGTTAATCTGCGGAGATGGAATCTGGACTCTGCCACAGtccgttcttgcccttgccaaggtgAACCCTCCCATTTGCATGAAGTTCTTGACAAGATCGGACAATGTCAGAGTGGACAAATTCCTTAGGGGCTAG
- the LOC127310248 gene encoding replication protein A 32 kDa subunit B, whose protein sequence is MYGGVSQHDGNGGAANANNQFDGGRFMPPRTTSTPEGGSVITRTRGSQALLPLTVKQIMDASQTNDGFAVNGTEVATVRLVGRMLNKKQQVTDVSFVLDDGTGRIEMKRWDNETFDTEEMKLVKDGDYVIVIGGLKDFQGKRQVTAFSVRLVTNYNDITHHFLHCIYVHLDLARPKRSLSQPQVIANTSTRNQAPHTSNQAPTSSASRNTASRDLSDLVMSVFLDPVLGNLEHGVSLDQVASRLNLSLGQTRSTVLDLVDLGNLYATIDDDHYKSTMNG, encoded by the exons ATGTACGGCGGAGTCAGCCAGCACGACGGGAATGGCGGCGCCGCTAACGCGAACAACCAATTCGACGGCGGCAGGTTTATGCCCCCGCGGACCACCAGCACCCCGGAGGGTGGCAGCGTCATCACGAGG ACTCGCGGCTCGCAGGCGCTGCTCCCGCTCACCGTGAAGCAGATCATGGACGCGTCCCAGACCAACGACGGTTTTGCTGTCAATGGCACAGAGGTAGCAACG GTTAGGCTTGTAGGACGCATGTTGAATAAGAAGCAGCAGGTCACAGATGTATCGTTTGTTCTTGATGATGGTACAGGCAGGATAGAAATGAAACGCTG GGACAACGAGACGTTTGACACTGAAGAAATGAAGTTAGTCAA GGACGGTGACTATGTTATTGTGATTGGTGGTCTGAAAGACTTCCAAGGGAAGCGTCAAGTGACTGCTTTTTCTGTGCG GCTTGTTACCAACTACAATGATATAACACATCACTTTCTGCACTGCATTTATGTGCATTTGGATCTCGCAAGGCCTAAG AGGTCTTTGTCGCAGCCCCAAGTAATTGCTAATACATCAACCCGGAACCAAGCTCCACACACTAGTAATCAG GCCCCAACATCGTCTGCATCTAGAAATACTGCCAGCAGAGACTTATCCGATTTGGTCATGAGTGTTTTTCTTGACCCAGTACTTGG AAACCTGGAGCATGGAGTAAGTCTTGATCAGGTCGCGAGTCGTCTCAATCTATCACTTGGACAGACCAG GTCGACTGTTCTAGATCTCGTTGATCTTGGCAACCTTTATGCAACTATCGATGACGACCATTACAAGTCTACCATGAATGGTTGA